A stretch of the Desulforamulus ferrireducens genome encodes the following:
- a CDS encoding DUF4194 domain-containing protein: MWAEDWEKLTDRDKEEFMRVVNLLLSKTFILRDEYDPKTKSLLINKDFRFVERHHSLMEAYLGVAGWCLQNDSYRGVIAAYNRFGSNRYRLDKHTTYFLYTLRLIYEESREKVSLAKQCTTTVGDMVEKMFYLGLLDKKPPDVNLREGLNTLKRFNLIEKIEGDWTKADTRLVIYPSIEMLVSNEKISKLYEQLKEEGEKDDTADQDVID, encoded by the coding sequence ATGTGGGCAGAAGACTGGGAAAAGTTAACGGACAGGGATAAAGAAGAGTTTATGCGGGTGGTTAACCTTTTATTAAGCAAGACCTTTATCCTCCGGGATGAATATGACCCTAAAACCAAAAGCCTGCTGATTAACAAAGACTTCCGCTTTGTGGAGCGGCACCACTCCCTAATGGAAGCATATCTGGGGGTGGCTGGCTGGTGCTTGCAAAATGACTCTTACCGGGGGGTTATAGCCGCTTATAACAGGTTTGGCAGCAACCGCTACCGTTTAGACAAGCATACTACTTATTTTTTATATACCCTCAGGCTGATTTATGAGGAGAGTAGGGAAAAGGTGTCCCTGGCCAAGCAGTGCACCACCACTGTGGGAGACATGGTGGAAAAAATGTTTTACCTGGGCCTGTTGGACAAAAAGCCGCCGGACGTAAATTTAAGGGAGGGTTTAAATACCCTCAAGCGTTTCAATCTAATTGAAAAAATTGAAGGCGATTGGACCAAGGCCGATACCCGGCTGGTTATCTATCCATCCATTGAAATGTTAGTTTCCAACGAAAAAATCAGCAAGCTATATGAACAATTGAAGGAAGAGGGGGAGAAAGATGATACTGCTGACCAGGATGTTATTGATTAA
- a CDS encoding ATP-binding protein — protein MILLTRMLLINWHYIKYQCIDFSTQINFLTGKNGSGKSTIIDALQLVLLGDTSGFYFNKAANDKSQRSLKGYLRGEVAEDEQTNTVYLRNDDFASYVVLEFHDQKNNRYFCLGVVFDCYSDGTHDHQFFYLNSQLPVNHFVVEGTELNRKGLKAYFHNHYPRGKYDFFETNSKYQEVLLGKLGQINKKFFRLLKKAVPFSPIMDIKGFISEFVCDVENKIDITDMQENIRYYKQLEQELEIVKKRIGILREIESQHKSFSEELHRLEIQRYLIDRATQEQLQNKVAKISRDISELQDKIKANEINLQEKERELTALQQERDRLFTEKINSDVFRKREELGRQIKDLQREETAIEHSQEILLGLIKGVLYTWREVYQWCQENLNQFPPLAEQLGFLAEVATGNYSLITKEKLAAVQQALQAYVNQINDAYAAHRTELAGLEQELGKLEEEINNLRQGIKAFPPAVMELKKLIAEKLSSRYQREITPQIFADLLEIRSDKWRNAIEGYLHTQKFYLIVEPRYFVAALKIYDEFKFTHKIYDVGIVDLEKIMARNPRPKAGSLAEEVESSNPYARAYANYLLGQVIKCEQVEKLRNFPTAITPSCMLYHNYVARQLNPQRYETPYIGRQAVLNQLSLKETKYKEVSERMAALGPKVTKLAQFRNTSYINDENIHSMLQHKQAVDRLPRVKADLAEATKQLGALDLSYLTRVEELLKEVEADITVVNKQIKDLAKYQGKCQSEKEEKEDALPLLKRDLNNKIAEIGSKYEDAWVAAVGEPRFRQELAQRKEPDNIVNIFTTTVKGTESRKENKWNALLQTRIIYNRDYNGALDVHDQGNAAYAQELKSLEDTLLVQYEAKIKEAQAKAQEQFKEDFISKLKKNIEDAREQIDDLNKALKDIPFGRDKYRFTVTPNPHYKKYYDMITDDLLLEGLTLFSASFQSKYQDTVEELFRQIIDVDEGLVNADRREELSRNLDKFTDYRTYLDFDLTVTDDRGMESRLSRVIAKKSGGETQTPFYISVLASFAQLYRIKSRNQDNTVRLLVFDEAYSKMDHQRIKESINLIRKLGLQVILSAPTEKIGDIAPLVDRNLCVTRIKNETIIKTFDPREAEVEGV, from the coding sequence ATGATACTGCTGACCAGGATGTTATTGATTAACTGGCATTATATCAAATACCAGTGCATCGATTTTTCCACTCAGATTAATTTTTTAACCGGCAAGAACGGCTCGGGTAAGTCCACCATTATTGATGCCTTACAATTAGTGCTGCTGGGTGATACCAGTGGTTTTTACTTTAATAAAGCGGCCAACGACAAGTCCCAGCGCTCCCTGAAGGGCTATTTGCGGGGAGAAGTGGCCGAGGATGAACAAACCAATACTGTTTATCTGAGGAATGATGATTTTGCCAGCTATGTGGTCTTAGAGTTTCATGACCAAAAAAATAACCGGTATTTTTGCCTGGGGGTTGTTTTTGACTGTTATAGTGATGGCACCCATGACCATCAGTTCTTTTATTTAAATAGTCAATTACCGGTGAACCACTTTGTTGTGGAAGGCACCGAGTTAAACCGCAAGGGTCTTAAAGCCTATTTTCATAATCATTACCCCAGGGGCAAGTATGACTTTTTTGAAACCAACAGTAAGTATCAGGAAGTACTGCTGGGCAAACTGGGCCAGATCAATAAAAAATTTTTCCGTTTGTTAAAAAAGGCTGTGCCCTTTTCGCCTATTATGGACATTAAAGGGTTTATCAGTGAGTTTGTCTGCGATGTGGAAAACAAAATCGACATCACGGACATGCAGGAGAACATTCGCTATTATAAACAACTGGAACAAGAACTGGAGATAGTCAAAAAAAGAATCGGTATTTTACGGGAAATTGAAAGTCAACACAAAAGCTTTAGCGAAGAGTTACACAGATTAGAAATACAAAGGTATTTAATTGACCGGGCTACTCAGGAACAACTGCAAAACAAAGTTGCTAAAATATCCCGGGATATTAGTGAATTACAGGATAAGATTAAGGCCAATGAAATAAACCTGCAAGAAAAAGAAAGGGAACTAACCGCCCTCCAGCAAGAGAGGGATCGCCTGTTTACCGAAAAGATAAATTCCGATGTGTTCAGGAAAAGGGAAGAACTGGGGCGTCAAATTAAAGACCTGCAAAGGGAAGAGACAGCCATTGAACACAGTCAAGAGATTCTCCTTGGTCTTATCAAAGGTGTCTTGTATACCTGGCGGGAAGTCTATCAGTGGTGCCAGGAAAATTTAAACCAATTTCCTCCGCTGGCAGAACAACTGGGCTTTTTGGCCGAGGTTGCTACCGGCAACTATTCCTTAATAACTAAGGAAAAATTAGCTGCTGTTCAGCAGGCCCTGCAGGCCTACGTCAACCAAATCAATGATGCCTATGCCGCCCACAGGACAGAGTTAGCTGGCCTCGAGCAGGAGTTAGGTAAACTGGAAGAGGAGATTAATAACCTGCGCCAGGGAATTAAGGCCTTTCCCCCGGCGGTAATGGAATTAAAAAAATTAATTGCCGAAAAACTTTCCAGCCGATACCAAAGGGAAATTACACCACAGATTTTTGCTGATCTGCTGGAGATAAGGAGTGATAAATGGCGTAACGCCATTGAAGGCTATCTGCATACACAGAAGTTTTATTTAATTGTGGAACCCAGGTATTTTGTGGCGGCCTTAAAGATTTATGATGAATTTAAATTTACCCATAAAATTTATGACGTGGGTATTGTGGATCTGGAGAAAATTATGGCCCGCAACCCCCGGCCGAAAGCCGGCAGCCTGGCTGAAGAGGTGGAAAGCAGCAACCCCTATGCCAGGGCTTACGCCAACTACCTGCTGGGACAGGTGATTAAGTGTGAACAGGTGGAGAAACTTAGGAATTTCCCCACTGCCATTACCCCCAGTTGTATGCTTTACCACAATTATGTGGCCAGGCAGTTAAATCCCCAAAGATATGAAACCCCTTACATCGGGCGCCAGGCTGTACTCAATCAGCTAAGTCTGAAGGAAACCAAATACAAAGAAGTGTCGGAGAGGATGGCTGCCCTTGGGCCAAAGGTCACTAAACTGGCCCAATTTAGGAACACCAGTTATATTAATGATGAGAACATCCACAGTATGCTGCAGCATAAACAAGCCGTAGACAGGTTGCCCCGGGTTAAGGCTGACCTGGCTGAGGCTACGAAGCAGTTGGGTGCCCTGGATTTGAGTTACCTGACCAGGGTGGAAGAATTATTAAAGGAAGTAGAAGCAGATATTACTGTGGTCAACAAACAAATAAAGGATTTGGCCAAGTATCAGGGCAAGTGCCAAAGTGAGAAGGAAGAAAAGGAAGATGCACTACCCCTCCTGAAGAGGGATTTGAACAATAAAATAGCAGAGATTGGCAGTAAATATGAGGATGCCTGGGTGGCAGCGGTGGGGGAACCCAGGTTCCGGCAGGAACTGGCCCAGCGTAAAGAACCCGATAATATCGTAAATATTTTTACCACCACGGTGAAAGGCACCGAAAGCCGCAAGGAAAATAAATGGAATGCTTTATTGCAGACCAGAATTATTTACAACCGAGATTATAACGGAGCCTTAGATGTGCATGACCAGGGCAATGCTGCCTATGCTCAGGAATTAAAGAGTCTGGAGGATACCCTGCTGGTTCAGTATGAAGCCAAAATTAAGGAGGCCCAGGCCAAAGCCCAGGAGCAGTTTAAGGAAGATTTTATCAGTAAGCTGAAGAAAAACATTGAGGATGCCCGGGAGCAAATTGATGATTTAAACAAAGCCCTAAAAGATATACCCTTTGGCCGGGACAAGTATAGATTTACCGTCACCCCTAACCCCCACTATAAAAAGTACTACGACATGATTACCGACGATCTGTTGTTGGAAGGGTTAACCCTTTTCTCTGCCTCCTTTCAGAGTAAATATCAGGATACGGTGGAGGAACTTTTCCGGCAGATTATTGATGTGGATGAAGGCCTGGTCAATGCAGATCGGCGGGAAGAACTAAGCAGAAACCTGGATAAGTTTACTGACTACCGTACCTACCTGGATTTTGACCTGACTGTCACCGACGACCGGGGCATGGAATCAAGGTTATCCAGGGTTATTGCCAAAAAGTCTGGGGGAGAAACACAGACGCCCTTTTATATTTCGGTATTGGCCTCCTTTGCGCAGCTCTACAGGATCAAGAGCAGGAACCAGGACAACACGGTGCGGCTTCTGGTCTTTGACGAAGCCTACAGCAAGATGGATCATCAGCGAATCAAAGAAAGCATTAACCTCATCCGTAAGTTAGGCTTGCAGGTGATTCTCTCTGCTCCCACAGAAAAAATCGGTGACATCGCCCCCTTGGTGGACAGGAACCTCTGTGTCACCAGGATTAAGAATGAGACCATTATCAAAACCTTTGATCCCAGGGAGGCGGAGGTTGAAGGAGTCTAG
- a CDS encoding DUF2220 domain-containing protein gives MKESSAMDFKEYILNKLLDKYEKSLHYQGTAKVNRRISLSFNAKNFPWYWKGEEPHLKQAIHQVVEDLSRQGIVAYQWLPFEKGNLLAAVWLNLEQLDQAYAAIGRQPRIDKVKAVAAEIASLLPQITQDWIKAFLQDCLRELQEKKDFPPLLPEEPEERALLLKTFLGLEDKKDAVLLERVFSLKYLGQSKVFQKKVKGRLTRIAVQYLLPNAQLLEDEVMQELGIEKNSEEILVWGAITLLHQDKVIDYSNSPFGGVVDTKYFAQMEIGSLKAAKVMTIENKANFHDLVNRGMAEDTLLIYLGGFPGPQKRTFLTSLYQFNTRISFYHWGDIDLGGFRIFVALRKVIPTIKPLFMDESTLLRHKPFCDELEANYAGQLAKLLEQEEYESFWPVIKVMLNEKIRLEQEALLVVDNFTFELPPQCFHLGAG, from the coding sequence TTGAAGGAGTCTAGCGCCATGGATTTTAAGGAATATATCTTAAACAAACTGTTGGATAAATATGAAAAAAGTCTCCATTATCAGGGCACAGCCAAAGTCAACCGCAGAATATCCCTATCCTTTAACGCCAAGAACTTTCCCTGGTATTGGAAAGGTGAGGAACCTCACCTCAAACAGGCCATTCATCAGGTGGTGGAGGATTTGTCGCGGCAGGGGATTGTTGCCTATCAATGGTTGCCCTTTGAAAAGGGCAATTTACTTGCTGCGGTTTGGCTAAACCTGGAGCAGCTAGACCAAGCCTATGCTGCCATTGGGCGGCAACCCAGAATAGACAAAGTAAAGGCAGTGGCAGCGGAAATAGCAAGCCTCTTGCCCCAAATAACGCAAGACTGGATCAAGGCTTTCCTGCAGGATTGCCTGAGGGAATTGCAAGAGAAAAAAGACTTTCCGCCACTACTGCCGGAGGAACCAGAGGAAAGGGCATTATTATTAAAAACCTTCCTGGGGCTGGAAGATAAAAAGGATGCTGTGCTACTGGAGCGGGTCTTTAGTTTAAAATACCTAGGACAGAGCAAGGTCTTTCAAAAAAAGGTCAAGGGCCGTTTGACCCGTATCGCGGTACAATACCTGCTGCCAAACGCCCAGTTACTGGAGGACGAGGTCATGCAGGAACTGGGCATCGAAAAAAACTCCGAGGAGATATTGGTCTGGGGTGCCATAACCCTGCTTCATCAGGATAAGGTCATAGATTATAGCAATTCCCCCTTTGGCGGCGTAGTGGACACCAAATACTTTGCCCAAATGGAAATAGGCTCCCTGAAAGCGGCAAAGGTTATGACCATTGAAAACAAGGCCAATTTCCATGATCTCGTCAACAGGGGTATGGCTGAAGACACCCTTTTAATCTATCTGGGCGGTTTTCCCGGTCCCCAAAAGAGAACCTTCTTAACCAGCCTTTATCAATTTAACACCCGGATATCATTTTATCATTGGGGGGATATCGACTTAGGAGGTTTCAGGATCTTTGTGGCCCTGAGAAAAGTTATACCCACAATAAAACCCCTTTTTATGGACGAGAGTACCCTGCTCAGGCATAAGCCCTTTTGTGATGAACTGGAAGCAAATTACGCCGGACAGCTGGCAAAACTGTTAGAGCAAGAAGAATATGAATCCTTTTGGCCTGTTATCAAAGTGATGTTAAATGAGAAAATTCGTTTGGAACAAGAAGCCCTATTAGTGGTGGATAATTTTACCTTTGAATTACCTCCACAATGCTTTCACTTAGGCGCTGGATAG